In Melitaea cinxia chromosome Z, ilMelCinx1.1, whole genome shotgun sequence, a single window of DNA contains:
- the LOC123668651 gene encoding peroxisomal membrane protein PEX16, giving the protein MDKKISLNEICSVYKRWVINNPGLVTDVETVATWSSYFVAGKINKSPIISELVYSLSKILSLFNDRIIRDAYGNETQQYSLREQIKIWLTVIHYCEVFVELVVKNRWGNKGKWTVATLLQLFKCSSAFVLLYRYKEIPIQHPPIPALQRKKVTEGKDADAESNAFFTLKRSGRVVRRIDGAPPIALRDWQPLKIKDDMMSSNIEEKNLLQAELIHVLKPLVHLASMRIFGSKSWKQWLIALGLDVASFRLYNRHMESLSYDQRLEISRRKLGLVLYLLRSPMYNGYSKNVLESVLTSTSNKIPMMSFICGPIIQYLSHWQDIYFYMWAS; this is encoded by the coding sequence atggacAAAAAAATTTCTCTTAACGAAATATGTTCCGTTTACAAACGATGGGTAATCAATAATCCTGGCTTAGTCACTGATGTTGAAACTGTTGCAACATGGTCGTCGTATTTTGTTGcgggaaaaataaataaatcgccAATAATTTCTGAACTTGTGTATTCACTGTCTAAAATTCTGTCATTGTTTAATGATAGAATCATTAGAGATGCCTATGGGAATGAAACACAGCAATATAGTTTGCGAGAGCAAATAAAGATATGGCTTACCGTCATCCATTACTGTGAAGTTTTTGTGGAACTAGTTGTAAAGAACAGATGGGGCAACAAAGGAAAGTGGACCGTGGCAACTTTGCTTCAGCTATTCAAGTGCTCATCAGCGTTTGTATTACTCTATAGGTATAAAGAGATACCTATTCAACATCCCCCAATACCAGCCTTGCAAAGAAAGAAAGTTACTGAAGGTAAAGATGCTGATGCAGAATCTAAtgcattttttacattaaaaagatCAGGGCGAGTTGTGCGACGTATTGATGGTGCACCACCCATTGCATTGAGGGATTGGCAGCccttaaaaattaaagatgaCATGATGTCGTCTAATATAGAAGAGAAAAATCTCTTACAAGCAGAATTAATACATGTCTTAAAACCGCTCGTCCACTTAGCATCAATGAGAATATTTGGCAGTAAATCATGGAAGCAATGGTTAATAGCTCTAGGACTTGATGTTGCAAGTTTCAGACTTTATAACAGACACATGGAGAGTTTGTCTTATGACCAAAGACTAGAGATTAGCCGTAGAAAACTTGGATTAGTTTTGTATCTGCTACGTAGTCCAATGTACAATGGTTATTCCAAAAATGTATTAGAAAGTGTACTCACGTctacttcaaataaaataccAATGATGTCGTTTATATGTGGACCCATAATTCAGTATTTAAGTCACTGGCAAGATATTTACTTTTACATGTGGGCATCGTAA
- the LOC123668361 gene encoding mitogen-activated protein kinase kinase kinase 12-like — MDPLAQIELNATNYTVKEDYPGFGSPALERDKKTLFWMSGVMECFSTVLSLFKSTDYETSQEDDWEVPFESLSDLVYLGSGAQGVVFGGNLKGEMVAVKKLRDKSEANIKHLRKLNHENIVRFRGVCTVSPFYCIIMEYCQYGPLFDFLHSGVSFTPKQIVRWSRDIALGMSYLHSHKIIHRDLKSPNILIADNLMVKVSDFGTSREWNDVSAIMSFTGTVAWMAPEVIRHEPCSERVDIWSYGVVLWELLTQEIPYKTLETHAIMWGVGTDTIALPIPTTCPSSLQLLLNQCWNRTPRSRPPFKIIAAHLDMAGEELCNMDMETFNRSQALWRQEVYASMERLYAKNNECAPDVIAQRREHLRHARDVRYVYEQQLSRANELYMEVCAVRLQLEQRERVIAERESALSGCRCGIRKNFKYFHHQTSSSSDGMRALSTVTESNRRRKKKNAANHPAQLLVNFVDNKANDPKIVTLAVEETKCVCNNESIQNNNMTVTPLKDTVLEDNGNIFLKDLGFGNIGVAHNDNYIPDHANV, encoded by the exons ATGGATCCATTAGCTCAAATTGAACTTAATGCAACTAACTACACAGTGAAAGAAGATTATCCAGGATTTGGTTCTCCTGCTTTAGAACGTGATAAAAAGACTCTATTTTGGATGAGCGGTGTTATGGAATGTTTCTCCACTGTTTTGTCATTATTCAAAAGTACGGATTACGAGACATCTCAAG AAGATGATTGGGAAGTTCCATTTGAATCCCTGTCAGACTTGGTGTATCTTGGATCTGGGGCACAAGGTGTTGTCTTTGGAGGCAATCTTAAAGGTGAAATGGTGGCAGTTAAGAAATTACGTGACAAAAGCGAAGCCAACATCAAGCACTTGAGAAAACTCAACCATGAAAATATTG TGCGGTTCCGTGGTGTTTGTACAGTATCTCCTTTTTACTGTATAATTATGGAGTATTGTCAGTATGGGCCTCTGTTTGACTTCCTTCACAGTGGTGTTTCTTTTACACCTAAACAGATTGTACGATGGTCCAGAGATATTGCTTTAGGAATGAGCTACCTCCATTCTCATAAGATCATACATCGTGATCTAAAGAGCCCTaa cATCTTGATTGCTGACAATCTTATGGTGAAAGTGAGCGATTTTGGAACAAGTCGGGAGTGGAACGATGTTAGTGCCATAATGAGTTTTACTGGCACTGTAGCTTGGATGGCTCCAGAAGTGATACGTCATGAGCCATGTTCTGAAAGAGTTGATATATGGTCATATGGAGTGGTTCTTTGGGAACTATTAACCCAGGAGATACCGTATAAGACTTTGGAGACACATGCTATTATGTGGGGAGTAGGAACAGATACTATTGCTCTACCAATACCGACTACTTGTCCAAGCAGTTTGCAGTTGCTGTTAAATCAATGTTGGAATAGGACACCTCGTAGCag gCCTCCATTCAAGATAATTGCAGCTCACTTAGATATGGCGGGTGAAGAACTTTGCAATATGGATATGGAGACATTTAATCGAAGTCAGGCTCTTTGGCGTCAAGAAGTATATGCCAGTATGGAGAGGCTGTATGCAAA GAACAATGAATGCGCCCCAGATGTAATCGCTCAGCGTCGTGAACATCTTAGACATGCTCGTGATGTTCGCTACGTTTACGAACAACAGCTCTCCCGCGCTAATGAGCTGTATATGGAAGTCTGCGCTGTTCGTCTTCAGCTTGAACAACGCGAAAGAGTCATCGCTGA acGCGAGAGCGCTCTAAGTGGATGCCGCTGTGGAATTCGCAAGAATTTTAAGTACTTCCATCATCAGACTTCTTCCTCGTCAGATGGCATGAGAGCTCTATCGACTGTTACCGAGTCTAACCGACGTCGCAAAAAGAAGAATGCAGCTAACCACCCAGCTCAGCTCCTTGTAAACTTTGTCGACAATAAAGCAAACGATCCAAAGATAGTTACACTAGCTGTTGAGGAGACAAAATGCGTCTGCAACAATGAGAGTattcaaaataacaatatgACCGTGACACCTCTGAAAGATACTGTTTTAGAGGATAAtggaaatattttcttaaaggACCTTGGTTTTGGCAACATTGGTGTTGCTCACAATGATAATTATATCCCTGATCACGCTAATGTTTAA